The genomic region TATAGGGCAAAGTGTGGCTGTACATTTTGCTCGCGAAGGTGCTAATATTGCCATTATCTATCTTGAGGAAGATGAAGATGCCCTGGAAACAAAAAAACTTATTGAAGCCGAAGGACAAGAGTGTTTTTTACTGGAAGGAGACATTAAAGACCCAGAATTTTGCAAAAAAGCGGTAAAGCACGTAGTAACAGAGTTTGGTGGTTTAGATATATTAATCAATAATGCGGCAGTTCAATTTCCCAAAGATTCTATTCAGGATATAAGCATTGATCAGTTAAAGGAAACTTTCGAAACCAATATTTATCCGTATTTCTATATTCTAAAAGAAGCACTACACCACTTAAAAGAAAATTCGACTATTGTTAATACCACTTCAGTCACTTCGTATCGTGGTAGTTCTCATTTGTTAGATTACGCCAGTACTAAAGGAGCCATCACCAGTTTCACAAGAAGTTTATCTTCGATGCTGGTTTCAAAAGGAATTAGGGTAAATGCTGTTGCTCCCGGACCAATATGGACACCTTTAATTCCGGCTACATTTGAAGATGTTACTAAATTTGGACAAAAAGTACCTATGGGTCGCGCCGGGCAACCGGGAGAAGTTGCTCCTGCCTATGTTTTCCTCGCCAGTGAAGATAGCAGTTATATCACCGGGCAAACCATTCATGTTAACGGAGGCGAATTAATAGGAGGATAATCATAAATTAAAATCAACAAAATGGAGAAATGGTTTGAAGCATCAGGCACAAGTTTAATTGCAATAGTACTTAGTGCCATAGGAATTTATATTACCGTAATAGTTTACACCAGAATCGCAGGAAAAAGAAGCTTTTCTAAAATGTCAAGCTTCGATTTTGCAATGACTATTGCCAGTGGAAGTATCTTGGCTTCAACCATTCTATTAAAGAATGTAAGTTTAATACAGGGCGCAGTTGGTTTATTGGTGGTTTATATTTTACAAATTGGTACCGCATTTTTAAGACGTTATCCTAAATTTCGAAAAATAACCGACAACGAGCCATTATTGCTTATGGAGGAAGGAAAGATTTTTCATGAAAATTTAAAGAAAGCCAGAGTAACCGAATCTGATCTGCGGGGAAAACTCAGGGAAGCCAACGTGATTCAACTTTCTGAAGTAAGAGCGGTTATTTTTGAAACAACCGGAGATGTCTCTGTACTCCACTCTAACCCGGATAAAAAATTAGAAGAATGGCTTATTAAAGATGTAAATCGAAATTAGTAATTTGCGCGTATAATTTTCATTTCGAAAAAATGTACCAGCCTCAACAGTATAAAAAGGATGACCCAGAATTTATCTTTAAGTTTATTCAAAATCATCCTTTTGCCACCATGGTCAGCCAATCAAATAACCTGATGGCAACGCATATTCCTGTTTTAGTTGAAGGTAGGGCGCAAAACTTTAAGCTCTATGCTCATATCGCTAATCATAATGAGCAACTAAAAACCTTAAAGGATGGTACCGAGATTCTACTGATTTTTCAGGGTACTCAGGGCTATGTAAGTTCTTCCTGGTATACCGAAAAAGACATTAGCACCTGGGATTATTCGGCAGTGCATATAAACGCTCGAATTAAAATTCAAACAACAAAAGAATTAGAAAATTCTTTAAAAAAGCTGGTCAATACTTTCGAAAATAAACAAAATTCACCTCTTTTTTATGACGAAATTCCACAGCAAATGCTGTTGGATCATTTACCGCTAATTACCGGATTTTGGGCTGAACCCTTTAAAATTAAAGGGATTGCAAAATTACACCAGGGCTATAAAAAAGAAGACATAAAATCTTCTATTGATCATTTAGAAAAAGGAGATTGGCAACAAAAATTACTTGCGAAAGATATTAAAGAAGAAAACGACTTATAGAAATCCCGTTATAACGCTTTATATTTCCTTTTTTCAATACTCCACTAATTCTCCATAAAGTTTCTCTTGTTGTCATGTAAACTTCAGATAGAGTTGTCCATCATTATAAAACTCTATATAATTCTCTAGCATCTTTTTCCGAAAAAAGTATATTTTCTGCGTTAAAAATCTTCTTAACTTTTAGATTTCCATTCTGATGAAATTTTTGGATCTGACCAATAGGCTAGTTTTGTCGATCTCCTGAAGACTGAGAAAACCAAATTTTGATGACAGTGCTAAAACTAAATATAAAATCGAATGCAATATACTTTAGAACCTATATAAGATACTCAAAACCAGAACAGCAAAAACTATACATTCTTTTTACGGTAGCGCATATTCAGCATTTCGATTGCCAGCGAAAAAAACACTGAAAAATAGATATAGCCTTTAGGCACATGATAATGCAAAGCTTCTACGATAAGCATTACTCCGATTAAAATTAAAAAACTTAAAGCTAAAATCTGGATTGTGGGATGATTGTTTACAAAATCACTTACCGCTTTAGCAAAAATCATCATTACTAAAATTGAAATAATAACTGCTATAATCATCAAAATCACCTGTGTAGTTAAACCAACCGCAGTTAAAATTGAGTCAAACGAAAAAATAATATCCAGCATTACAATTTGAGCAATAGCCAGATTAAAGGATTTTACTTTTATCTCCTTTTCAGTTTCGTGTTGCCCTTCAACTTTATGATGGATTTCCAATGTACTTTTTACCAAAAGGAAAAGCCCTCCAGCTAACAGAATAATATCTCTCCAACTCAAGTCAAAATCACCAAAAGTTAATACCGGTTTTGTTAATCCAATAATCCACGTAATCCCTAAAAGCAGCAGTACACGCGTAAGCATGGCTAGTGTAAGACCGCCAATTCTGGCTTTCTTTTGCTGGTGTTTTGGTAATTTACCGGCTACCAGCGAAATAAAAATGATATTATCAATACCAAGCACTATCTCCATAAATGTTAAGGTAAGCAAGGCTACCCAGGTATCTGCCTGTAGAAAAATTTCCATCTAAATAAATCAACTTGTTTATTGAAAATTAAATATTAAATCATTAAAAATAGATAAGAAAAGCTTAAAAATTAAGAAGCAATCGTCATACAATTTTATAGTTTGTCTTTCCTTAAAAGCAGGGAAATTTTTGGAACAATCTTAAAATAATTAAGGACTGCCATTACTATTCCCTTTTAACCTGTGATTAATATTTAGTTAATATCAGTAAAATGAATCTTCGCTATTTTTATTGAGTTATGAACCATAATTATGATAACTAACCTAATGAAAAGAAGATCTCTTTTAAAAGGACTTGGCGCAGCAGCTTTAACTCCTTCATTATCATTTATTCCCAAACCTAAAAAAGACACTCCTGTGTTACGCGTAGCACATATTACAGATGTTCATCTTAAAAATGATTTAGGAGCCCCTAAAAAGTTTGAGCGTTGCTTACATCATATTCAGCAACATTCGCCAAAAGTAGATCTTATTCTTAATGGTGGAGACATTGTTTTCGACATGAATAAGGAAAAACGAAGCGATATTGATGCTCAATGGAAATTAATGGAAATGATGATGAAAAATGAAAATGATATTCCGGTAAAATACTGTTTAGGCAATCACGATATTTGGTGGAATGAAGACTCTAAAAATGAGATTTTTTACGGAAAACAATACTCCCTCGATCGATTAGAACTAAAAGAGCCCTATTACAGCTTTAAGCAGAATGGTTGGAAATTCATTATCCTGGATAGCACTCATCAGGATATCGATGATACATGGTACATTGGTAAACTTGGAGATCGGCAAATGCAATGGTTAACAACCGAATTAAAGAATACTCCTAAAAAAACACCCATCGTGATCATGTCACACATCCCTATTTTAACCTCGGTCCTGATGATACAGGACAATGTAGTGAACCGTTGGGAATTTTTAGGAGGTGATATGCATACCGATTGCGCAGAACTAACTAATTTATTTTACGAGTACTCCAACATAAAACTTTGCCTTAGCGGTCATATACATATACGTGACAAAGTGGTATATAATGATGTCACTTATATTTGTGATGGGGCAGTAAGTGGAGCCTGGTGGGATGGTATTCGCCGACAAACCAAACCGGGGTATGGATTAATCGATCTTTATGCCGATGGTAGTTTTAATGAAAGCTATATTACCTATTAAAAAAGGTACCAGGAAATTTACCCTCTCTACTGATAAACCGAAACCAAGAACTTAACTATACAAGAGGTATAGACCGCAAGACCTTTTTTTAATTTCTGGCATTTTAGAAGATGCCGGGATAGGGTATTTTACCTTTTGGAGGCGATAATAAAAAAGCTCCACTTTTAGTGGAGCTTTTTTATTTTATCGATCACCAACGGTTGCGGCTAGATAACCAATGCCTTGCAAGACATCTTCCTTTTCTTCAAAATTCTTAATCATTAAAGTTTTATTGCTGATATCATATTTTTGATCAAATATTAAAAAAGCCTTTTCTAAAAACAGTGCAATGTAAAACTTCGATGGTCTATGTAAAAGTGCTGAGTTTATACTTATACCACTTTTATCAATATAAATAAATCGTTTTGAAAATGGTTTCCAATGAGAAGAAACTTTAATTTCGAAATTAGAATTTTTTAATCGTTTTAAAAATTCGGCTACAACATTCTCATTATAATGCTGATCTAAAAATCCCTTTAAATCTTCATAAAAATGAGCACTATTAATAATTTGATTAGAGCGAGATACCATATTATATACCTTTAGATGCGCTCCGGTATAGATTAGCTTCATAGTCCCTGTGAGTTAGTTTAGTAGATTCAAAATTAAACAGTTACCATAAACTTCTACAAAATTTAACATTAAAATTTCATCAATAAATTGATAATTGCAGATTTCCTATAAAATGCAATCTAAATATTCCGAATTAGAAATACGCCTCATAAAAAAGCTCCTAAAACTAGGAAGCCTGTAATTTATCATTAACTATTTTGTACGAATTTGTACACAATACAAGACGTCAATATAATCTGCTTTTCTAGCATCTACTTTTTGCTCTTCAGTAAAATACTAATCCTGGATTTTAATTTTCATTCCTCTCTGAAGAACTCTAATTTATCCAAATATCGTTAGTATGATCAACTATTCACACTTCAATTATTTTGATAAAAAGCTTTTATACATATTTCGTTTTACCCGGCGTAGGAATAGGATATTCACCATTTTCCATTGGCTGTGTTGGCGGAACACTATCCCAGTTTATTTCTTCAGGCATCAATATATGATTTGAGTTCATTGCCGCTTCCCAGGTGATTACTTGCCCGCTATAGGTCGCCATACGCCCTATTATTGCAGTCATAGTACTCTTAGCCCCATTTTCTGCATCACTTATCACCTCTCCATTTCGAATCGCGGCAAATAGCCGATCGTGCTCTACTTGATAGGGATTTGGATCATTTTCTCCTCTGTAGGTAAAAATATCGCTTCCTTTTATATCCGTAATTCTAGCCACACCGGCATCATTAGTTTCCACCTTTCCTTTGGTTCCCTGAAAAGCTTCCGCTACTTTAGACATCGTTCCCGGTTGGTGCCTACACTGACTTGAAATAACGGCACCACTCGGATAAGTAAATTCAACAAAATGATGATCAAAAATCTCTCCATGTTCAGGACCTTTTCTAACTTCTCTTCCTCCCATACCTTGTGCAGCAATAGGATATTCGCCTATAAACCAATTCGCAACATCGATGTTATGTATATGCTGTTCTAAAATATGATCTCCACACAACCAGTTAAAATAATACCAGTTCCTCATTTGATATTCCATCTCGGTTTGTTCTGGTTTTCTAGGATGTACCCAAACCCCGGCACTATTCCAATATACTTGTCCTGATACAATATCTCCAACCTTATCATCTCTTATTTGACTAGCAATTTCGATATAATTTTTTTGGTAGCGCCTTTGTAAACCTACTACTACATTTTGTTTATTTTCTTTAGCAATTTTCGCCATTTTAAGTACTTTCCTTATACCAGGAACATCGGTAGCTACAGGTTTTTCCATAAAAACATGCTTTCCTGCCTGTATAGCATACTCAAAATGGTGAGGCCTAAATCCAGGAGGTGTAGTTAAAATAACCACGTCTGCCAAATCTATTGCTTTCTTGTACGCATCGAAGCCTATAAACTGATGCTCCCCTTTTACATTAATTTTTGTAGTATCATCAAACTCTTCCTTTAAGGCTGTATAACTACTGTCCAAACGGTCTTTAAAAGCATCTGCCATTGCGACTAATTCTATATTATCATCTGCTTTCAGGGCCTGATTTGCTGCACCTGTTCCACGCCCGCCACAACCTACCAAAGCGAGTTTTAATTTTTTATCATTAAACACATTAAACATTGAATTTATAGTTGTTGAAGGCATCATTATACCTGCTGTTACAAGGGCACTATTCTTACAAAATTCCCTTCTGGAGTTTTTGTTATTTTGGTTATCGTATTTCATCATTTAATATTTTATAGTTTATTCTCCCCAGTATTTTTTTAGCTCCTGGGCTGAAGGAGGGTTAGGATCCCTTACTATTCTAAATCCAACGAATGGGGCGTCGGTATTCCACCATTTGCTTTTTGGAAATTGAGGATCTCTTCTTTTCCATTCTTTACTAGAAAAGAATCTCGCACTACTTCTTAATTTAAAAGCATCATCTTTATAGGACCCTCCTCTTACACTATTGGGATACACTGAAGTGGGGACGTTAAAGGGATTTTTACTAATTTTATCTGCGCTTTTATAATATTTTGGATCATAGGCATCGAGCGTCCACTCTGCAACATTTCCATAAACATCATAAAGCCCCCATGAATTTGGTTGCTTTTCTCCTACTTTGTGATAAGAAGCATCACTATTTGCCGCGTACCATGCGAAGTTTGCTAAAGCCATAGGATCTTCTCCAAAAAAATAAGATGAATTACTACCTGCTCTTGCAGCATACTCCCATTCAGCCTCCGTGGGCAGACGATAAAAATCACCTGTTTTTGCAGAGAGCCATTTACAAAATTGGGATGCTGCTAAATATGTTACATTTCCTACAGGAAGGTCTTTTCCTTTCCCCATACCCAAACTCATATCTACATACGGAATTGTAGCCCCCGACACTGCATCAATATCAACTTTAATGATATCTGATTTCTGAAATTCCTGATCCTCTATACTACGTTCCAAGTACAAATTATACAAATCCCAGGTGGTTTCGTATTTAGCCATCCAAAACTCATCTAATTGTACTTTATGGGGCGGTTTTTCCTCTTCTGGCGATTGTGTATTCCCTCCCATCACAAAAGTTCCGGCAGGAATTGCTATCATTTCTAGCTTAAGACTGGTTCCAGGAAAATCTAAGGTATAATCCTGTAGTTTGCTTTGTCCATAAAGAATGATGGATAAAAAGAAACAGAAAGTAAAAAAACAATATTTCTTCATACCTAAAAATCATCAGATACCTTATAGGCTTCTATAACTGCCAGCTCTCCTTGCTCGCCTTCTCCAGAGTTGCCGTGCTCCATCCCTATAATTCCTTTGTAGCCTTTTTGATGAATATATTTAAAAACATTATTATAATTAATTTCACCTGTAGTAGGCTCATTTCTACCTGGATTATCACCTACTTGAAAATAACCTATTTCATCCCAGCAAGCTTCTATATTGGGAAGTAGATTACCTTCCTGAATTTGCTGATGATAAACATCAAATAGAATCTTGCAGGATGGACTCGCTACCGCCTTACAAATTTGATAAGCCTGGGGGGATTCTGAGAGAAAGAGTCCTGGATGATCTCTAAAATTTAAAGGTTCTAATACCATCGTAATGTCATGAGGCTCTAAAATATCTGCAGCAAATTTTAAACTCTCAATCACATTGGCTGTTTGATATTGCATATGTTGACGAACATTTATATATCCGGGAACCACAGTCATCCATTTAGCATTTACTCGTTTAGCAACTTCTACCGACTCTTTTATTTCTTTTAAAAATTCTTCTCTAAGTGCCTTATCGCCATTCGTTAGATTAGGAGAGGTCCAATAAATTTTATGCGCAACAAAGACCCCCATTTCTATATTTCTCTTTTGCATTGTTGCAGCCATTTTCTCCTGTAATTCTATAGGCCTATCCTTCATTCCATTATCTTCAAAAGCTGTAAAGCCTTGATCTGCCATAAAATTTAGTTGGTCTATAACATCTTTTCCTGCTAAATTTTGAAACATGCCTAAATGGGGCGCATAATTTAAGTTGAATTGATGGGGCTCCTTTTCTTCTCGCAGTATATTGATATCACTCATTATTGTTTTAGGATATACACTTAAACCTCCAATACCTGCTAATGCCGAAATTTTCAAATTTTGCTTTACAAAATTTCTTCTATCCATGATTTATAAATTAATTTTAAGAATACAGCGACATTTAATAACCTGGGTTTTGAACCAGCAGATCGTTTCTATTCATTTCGTCTCTATGAATAGAAATAAAATACATTTTATCTAACCACTGACGATTTTCCACCCCTGGATTTAACTCAGCTGGAGTGTAGTTATAATTATAAGAGTCAGGATCGTAATGATATTGGGTTACGTTGGCTCCTGATTTTAAAGTAGCTCGTACTTCAATCGTTCTAATTTGCTTTCCAAATTTTTCCGGGGCAATCATCCACCGCCTAACATCATGAAACCGATGCTCTTCATAAGCCAATTCTATTCTTCTCTCATTGCGATAACGATTCATTAATTCCTCCCCAGTATCTGTGATTGGCGGCATTCCTGCACGGAATCTAATTTTATTGAGCCATTCTCTCGCCATATCTTCTCTACCTGTTTCTATTGCTGCCTCAATATAATTTAATACTGCCTCTGTATACCTAAACATAGGAAAAGGGATAGTTTGCCTGGTGTTTTGGTCTATAATTGCCGGATCGGGATCTATAAATTTGCGCATAGTATAACCGGTATAACTTCCATTCCAGTCCTCAATATCACTATTTCGGGTATCTAATCCCCAATACGTTACTTTTTCTCCATTATTATTAATGATTTCATACCTCCCTGTTTGTATTTCTCCATAGGGATCACTTCCTGCTACGTCACTTGTTCTTGGTTTCCAATCTGCGCCGTCATATAAAATTGACGCATAAAATCTGGGATCTCGATCCTGATAAGGATTACTTGCATGTTCCTGATTAGACCAACTAAAGGTTTCCCCTTCAATTGTCTCGTATGCATCTACTAAATCCTGGGTAGGGGTATTTCCGGACCAGTTATGGTAGCCATTAGGACCATT from Zunongwangia profunda SM-A87 harbors:
- a CDS encoding SDR family oxidoreductase, with the translated sequence MNQPKTFPQQDQKQPGDQHKMDPQPVVIRDSYKGSEKLKGKNALITGGDSGIGQSVAVHFAREGANIAIIYLEEDEDALETKKLIEAEGQECFLLEGDIKDPEFCKKAVKHVVTEFGGLDILINNAAVQFPKDSIQDISIDQLKETFETNIYPYFYILKEALHHLKENSTIVNTTSVTSYRGSSHLLDYASTKGAITSFTRSLSSMLVSKGIRVNAVAPGPIWTPLIPATFEDVTKFGQKVPMGRAGQPGEVAPAYVFLASEDSSYITGQTIHVNGGELIGG
- a CDS encoding DUF421 domain-containing protein translates to MEKWFEASGTSLIAIVLSAIGIYITVIVYTRIAGKRSFSKMSSFDFAMTIASGSILASTILLKNVSLIQGAVGLLVVYILQIGTAFLRRYPKFRKITDNEPLLLMEEGKIFHENLKKARVTESDLRGKLREANVIQLSEVRAVIFETTGDVSVLHSNPDKKLEEWLIKDVNRN
- a CDS encoding FMN-binding negative transcriptional regulator, which gives rise to MYQPQQYKKDDPEFIFKFIQNHPFATMVSQSNNLMATHIPVLVEGRAQNFKLYAHIANHNEQLKTLKDGTEILLIFQGTQGYVSSSWYTEKDISTWDYSAVHINARIKIQTTKELENSLKKLVNTFENKQNSPLFYDEIPQQMLLDHLPLITGFWAEPFKIKGIAKLHQGYKKEDIKSSIDHLEKGDWQQKLLAKDIKEENDL
- a CDS encoding TerC family protein; protein product: MEIFLQADTWVALLTLTFMEIVLGIDNIIFISLVAGKLPKHQQKKARIGGLTLAMLTRVLLLLGITWIIGLTKPVLTFGDFDLSWRDIILLAGGLFLLVKSTLEIHHKVEGQHETEKEIKVKSFNLAIAQIVMLDIIFSFDSILTAVGLTTQVILMIIAVIISILVMMIFAKAVSDFVNNHPTIQILALSFLILIGVMLIVEALHYHVPKGYIYFSVFFSLAIEMLNMRYRKKNV
- a CDS encoding metallophosphoesterase family protein, with the translated sequence MKRRSLLKGLGAAALTPSLSFIPKPKKDTPVLRVAHITDVHLKNDLGAPKKFERCLHHIQQHSPKVDLILNGGDIVFDMNKEKRSDIDAQWKLMEMMMKNENDIPVKYCLGNHDIWWNEDSKNEIFYGKQYSLDRLELKEPYYSFKQNGWKFIILDSTHQDIDDTWYIGKLGDRQMQWLTTELKNTPKKTPIVIMSHIPILTSVLMIQDNVVNRWEFLGGDMHTDCAELTNLFYEYSNIKLCLSGHIHIRDKVVYNDVTYICDGAVSGAWWDGIRRQTKPGYGLIDLYADGSFNESYITY
- a CDS encoding Gfo/Idh/MocA family protein codes for the protein MMKYDNQNNKNSRREFCKNSALVTAGIMMPSTTINSMFNVFNDKKLKLALVGCGGRGTGAANQALKADDNIELVAMADAFKDRLDSSYTALKEEFDDTTKINVKGEHQFIGFDAYKKAIDLADVVILTTPPGFRPHHFEYAIQAGKHVFMEKPVATDVPGIRKVLKMAKIAKENKQNVVVGLQRRYQKNYIEIASQIRDDKVGDIVSGQVYWNSAGVWVHPRKPEQTEMEYQMRNWYYFNWLCGDHILEQHIHNIDVANWFIGEYPIAAQGMGGREVRKGPEHGEIFDHHFVEFTYPSGAVISSQCRHQPGTMSKVAEAFQGTKGKVETNDAGVARITDIKGSDIFTYRGENDPNPYQVEHDRLFAAIRNGEVISDAENGAKSTMTAIIGRMATYSGQVITWEAAMNSNHILMPEEINWDSVPPTQPMENGEYPIPTPGKTKYV
- a CDS encoding formylglycine-generating enzyme family protein, with product MKKYCFFTFCFFLSIILYGQSKLQDYTLDFPGTSLKLEMIAIPAGTFVMGGNTQSPEEEKPPHKVQLDEFWMAKYETTWDLYNLYLERSIEDQEFQKSDIIKVDIDAVSGATIPYVDMSLGMGKGKDLPVGNVTYLAASQFCKWLSAKTGDFYRLPTEAEWEYAARAGSNSSYFFGEDPMALANFAWYAANSDASYHKVGEKQPNSWGLYDVYGNVAEWTLDAYDPKYYKSADKISKNPFNVPTSVYPNSVRGGSYKDDAFKLRSSARFFSSKEWKRRDPQFPKSKWWNTDAPFVGFRIVRDPNPPSAQELKKYWGE
- a CDS encoding hydroxypyruvate isomerase family protein, with the protein product MDRRNFVKQNLKISALAGIGGLSVYPKTIMSDINILREEKEPHQFNLNYAPHLGMFQNLAGKDVIDQLNFMADQGFTAFEDNGMKDRPIELQEKMAATMQKRNIEMGVFVAHKIYWTSPNLTNGDKALREEFLKEIKESVEVAKRVNAKWMTVVPGYINVRQHMQYQTANVIESLKFAADILEPHDITMVLEPLNFRDHPGLFLSESPQAYQICKAVASPSCKILFDVYHQQIQEGNLLPNIEACWDEIGYFQVGDNPGRNEPTTGEINYNNVFKYIHQKGYKGIIGMEHGNSGEGEQGELAVIEAYKVSDDF